The proteins below come from a single bacterium genomic window:
- a CDS encoding TetR/AcrR family transcriptional regulator — protein sequence MSTDPEPRLSKAERTRRQILSAAELRFAASGFDKTRLDDVADDIGMVGSAILYHYPDKRELYRAVLETLTADLVGAIEAAIDTPAPPRERLVALVRAAARKIAARPTIAMIALREATSEDQELAERTGLILDRIIALFEEGTRSGEIRPVHAEPYLFFTSLAGAILYTVAAIPTMIEEHPDAPSADDAAHRLERDAVAMASRLLGLHEPQPV from the coding sequence GTGTCGACCGACCCCGAACCCCGCCTCTCCAAGGCCGAGCGCACCCGCCGCCAGATCCTGTCGGCGGCCGAGCTGCGCTTCGCTGCGAGCGGATTCGACAAGACGCGGCTCGACGACGTGGCGGACGACATCGGGATGGTCGGCTCGGCGATCCTCTACCACTACCCCGACAAGCGGGAGCTCTACCGCGCCGTCCTCGAGACCCTGACCGCGGACCTCGTCGGCGCGATCGAGGCGGCGATCGACACGCCGGCGCCGCCCCGCGAACGACTCGTCGCGCTGGTTCGCGCGGCGGCGCGCAAGATCGCGGCGCGACCGACGATCGCGATGATCGCGCTTCGTGAAGCGACCTCCGAAGACCAGGAGCTCGCGGAACGAACGGGACTGATCCTCGACCGCATCATCGCGCTCTTCGAAGAAGGGACGCGCTCCGGCGAGATCCGTCCCGTCCACGCCGAGCCCTACCTCTTCTTCACCTCGCTGGCGGGCGCGATCCTCTACACCGTCGCCGCCATCCCCACGATGATCGAAGAGCATCCCGACGCGCCGAGCGCAGACGACGCGGCCCACCGACTCGAACGCGACGCGGTCGCGATGGCGAGTCGGCTGCTCGGCCTGCACGAGCCCCAGCCCGTATAG
- a CDS encoding cytochrome P450 yields MSEATDLETMFPAKGQAGADPYSIPLEKIDVSDNELWTTDSHWGYFERLRNESPVHYCAESEFGAYWSVTKFDDIVTVEKDPETFSSEPNIVIADIPEDSVTQNAGFITMDGERHAAHRKVAQPVSSPRNIKALEPIVRERAIAILDSLPVGETFDWVDKVSIELTTAMLATMFDFDWETRRKLTYWSDMATITDEELADQNLTTQDRENAMLECLQAFTRLWNERKGKESDTLDFVSALANADATSDIDPAVDPITYIGTLMLLIVGGNDTTRNTISGGVLALNENPEQYEKLRNDPSLIPSFVDEVIRWQTPLAHMRRTATRDTVLGGKQIKEGEKVVMWYVSANRDETAIERANEFLIDRKESKKHLSFGWGPHFCMGSRIAEMQVRVLWEEILKRFRTIEVVGEPQRVRSCFVKGYKTLPVRVHPW; encoded by the coding sequence ATGAGCGAAGCCACCGACCTCGAGACGATGTTCCCCGCCAAGGGTCAGGCCGGCGCCGATCCGTACTCGATCCCGCTCGAGAAGATCGACGTGAGCGACAACGAGCTGTGGACCACCGATTCCCACTGGGGCTACTTCGAACGCCTGCGCAACGAATCCCCGGTCCACTACTGCGCCGAGAGCGAGTTCGGCGCGTACTGGTCCGTCACGAAATTCGACGACATCGTGACGGTCGAGAAAGACCCGGAGACCTTCTCCTCCGAGCCCAACATCGTGATCGCCGACATTCCCGAGGACTCGGTCACCCAGAACGCGGGCTTCATCACGATGGACGGCGAGCGTCACGCCGCCCACCGCAAGGTCGCCCAGCCGGTCTCCTCGCCCCGCAACATCAAGGCCCTCGAGCCGATCGTGCGCGAACGGGCGATCGCGATCCTCGACTCGCTGCCGGTCGGCGAGACCTTCGACTGGGTCGACAAGGTCTCGATCGAGCTGACGACGGCGATGCTCGCCACGATGTTCGACTTCGACTGGGAGACGCGGCGCAAGCTCACCTACTGGTCGGACATGGCCACGATCACCGACGAGGAGCTCGCCGACCAGAATCTGACGACGCAGGATCGCGAGAACGCGATGCTCGAGTGTCTCCAGGCCTTCACCCGGCTGTGGAACGAGCGGAAGGGCAAGGAGTCCGACACCCTCGATTTCGTGAGCGCCCTCGCGAACGCGGACGCCACGAGCGACATCGATCCGGCCGTCGACCCCATCACCTACATCGGGACGCTCATGCTCCTGATCGTGGGCGGCAACGACACGACGCGGAACACGATCTCGGGCGGCGTCCTCGCGCTCAACGAGAATCCGGAGCAGTACGAGAAGCTCCGCAACGACCCGTCCCTGATTCCCAGCTTCGTCGACGAAGTGATCCGCTGGCAGACGCCGCTCGCGCACATGCGGCGAACCGCGACCCGCGACACGGTCCTGGGTGGAAAGCAGATCAAGGAAGGCGAGAAGGTCGTCATGTGGTACGTCTCCGCGAACCGGGACGAGACCGCGATCGAGCGCGCGAACGAGTTCCTGATCGACCGCAAGGAATCGAAGAAGCACCTCTCGTTCGGCTGGGGCCCCCACTTCTGCATGGGCAGCCGGATCGCCGAGATGCAGGTGCGCGTGCTCTGGGAGGAGATCCTGAAGCGCTTCCGCACGATCGAGGTCGTCGGCGAGCCCCAGCGTGTCCGCTCCTGCTTCGTGAAGGGCTACAAGACGCTGCCGGTTCGCGTGCATCCCTGGTAG
- a CDS encoding class I SAM-dependent methyltransferase, protein MSSNPTEILREQAERSLRAISQDFGDAPTAIRETDHYQAEYVQTFVEKWDELIDWGSRAESEGRFFIEQLKARGKTKVLDVATGTGFHSIQLADAGFEVTSVDGNAAMLSKAFQNATDRHLILKTIHADWRWLNREVHGKFDAIICLGNSFTHLFDEQDRRRALAEFYAALKHDGILILDQRNYDSILDHGFSSKHRYYYCGDDVSAEPEHVDEGLARFLYSFPDGSEFRLNMFPLRKNYTRKLIREAGFASVKTYGDFQETYQEADPDFFVHVAEKHMDHPDA, encoded by the coding sequence ATGTCGTCGAACCCGACCGAGATCCTCCGCGAGCAGGCCGAACGATCACTGCGCGCGATCAGCCAGGACTTCGGTGACGCGCCCACGGCCATTCGCGAAACCGACCACTACCAGGCCGAGTACGTCCAGACCTTCGTCGAGAAATGGGACGAGCTGATCGACTGGGGATCCCGCGCCGAGAGCGAGGGCCGGTTCTTCATCGAGCAGCTCAAGGCGCGCGGAAAGACGAAGGTGCTCGACGTCGCGACGGGAACGGGCTTCCACTCGATCCAGCTCGCGGATGCGGGATTCGAGGTGACGAGCGTCGACGGCAACGCCGCGATGCTCTCGAAGGCGTTCCAGAACGCGACCGACCGACACCTGATTCTCAAGACGATTCACGCCGATTGGCGGTGGCTGAATCGCGAGGTGCACGGAAAATTCGACGCGATCATCTGCCTCGGCAACTCGTTCACCCATCTCTTCGACGAGCAAGACCGCCGACGCGCCCTCGCCGAGTTCTATGCCGCGCTGAAGCACGACGGCATCCTGATCCTCGATCAGCGCAACTACGACTCGATCCTGGATCACGGCTTCTCGTCGAAGCACAGGTACTACTACTGCGGAGACGACGTCAGTGCCGAACCCGAGCACGTCGACGAGGGCCTCGCCCGGTTCCTCTATTCGTTTCCGGACGGCTCCGAGTTCCGACTCAACATGTTCCCGCTTCGCAAGAACTACACGCGGAAGCTGATCCGCGAAGCAGGCTTCGCATCCGTCAAGACCTACGGCGATTTCCAGGAGACGTACCAGGAAGCTGACCCCGACTTCTTCGTCCACGTCGCTGAGAAACACATGGATCATCCCGATGCCTGA
- a CDS encoding SDR family oxidoreductase produces MDREKLQSLFDMTGRVVIVTGGTRGIGRALAEGYAAAGARVVAASRKPDACKETEEHLRAMGAEAIGIPARMDDLDDLRGLVEKTVDAFGGVDVVVNNAANALAQPMGEYTPEAWSKSLDVNLRGPVFLTQEALPHLQKSEHAAVLNVLSGAAFLFSSTVSLYGIGKAGLMAATRSAAAEFAPRGIRVNALSPGTVDTDMVRKNPPEAQAEMTRIQLMDRMAHPDEMIGPALMLTSDAGSFITGHVVFADGGMVPR; encoded by the coding sequence ATGGACCGCGAAAAGCTGCAATCCCTCTTCGACATGACGGGTCGCGTCGTGATCGTGACGGGCGGGACCCGCGGCATCGGCCGAGCGCTCGCCGAGGGGTACGCGGCCGCGGGCGCCCGTGTCGTTGCAGCCAGTCGCAAGCCCGACGCCTGCAAGGAGACCGAAGAGCACCTCCGGGCCATGGGCGCCGAAGCGATCGGCATCCCCGCGCGCATGGATGACCTGGACGACCTTCGCGGGCTCGTCGAGAAGACCGTCGATGCCTTCGGAGGCGTGGACGTGGTCGTGAACAACGCCGCGAACGCGCTGGCTCAGCCGATGGGTGAGTACACGCCGGAGGCCTGGTCGAAGTCACTCGACGTGAACTTGAGAGGTCCGGTCTTCCTGACCCAGGAAGCGCTGCCGCACCTGCAGAAGAGCGAGCACGCGGCGGTGCTGAACGTGCTCAGCGGCGCAGCGTTCCTGTTCTCGTCGACGGTGTCGCTCTACGGCATCGGGAAGGCGGGACTGATGGCGGCGACGCGCTCTGCAGCCGCCGAGTTCGCGCCCCGCGGCATCCGCGTGAACGCGCTCTCACCGGGCACGGTCGACACGGACATGGTGCGCAAGAACCCGCCCGAGGCGCAGGCCGAGATGACCAGGATCCAGCTCATGGATCGAATGGCCCACCCGGACGAGATGATCGGCCCGGCGCTGATGCTGACCTCCGACGCCGGAAGCTTCATCACCGGTCACGTCGTCTTCGCGGACGGCGGGATGGTGCCGCGCTGA
- a CDS encoding alcohol dehydrogenase catalytic domain-containing protein, whose product MKAAVTREVGQIALEELEILPPSAGELAIRVEATGVCHTDLSALEGKSPIPRPMVLGHEGAGVVTAVGQGVEGFEIGDKVVCSIIAPCGTCWQCLRGDAPMCERIVFYTGKMQDDTTRLRRGEEEVYSLSYQASFAESAVVPAACAVRVPREAPLEKICGLACGVSTGLGAAIVRAEVESGSSVVVIGAGGVGLSALMGARLRGASRLIAVDVLPSKLVKAQELGLATDVIDASGEDVPAAVRRITGGRGADYSFDAVGAPGALRQAIESIRPGGKTVAIGLVGAEHFEIPTPQIMRHKWVTGTFGGSIHPQRHIPEFVDLYLRGQLDLDALMDTTYALDEIESAFSDLHAGRVTRGVIRF is encoded by the coding sequence ATGAAAGCCGCCGTCACCCGTGAAGTCGGACAGATCGCGCTCGAGGAGCTCGAGATCCTGCCGCCGTCGGCGGGCGAGCTGGCGATCCGGGTCGAAGCGACGGGGGTCTGCCACACGGACCTGAGCGCGCTCGAGGGGAAGTCGCCGATCCCGCGGCCGATGGTCCTGGGGCACGAAGGCGCGGGCGTCGTGACGGCGGTGGGGCAGGGCGTCGAGGGATTCGAGATCGGCGACAAGGTCGTCTGCTCGATCATCGCGCCCTGCGGCACCTGCTGGCAGTGCCTGCGCGGCGACGCGCCGATGTGCGAGCGCATCGTCTTCTACACGGGGAAGATGCAGGACGACACGACGCGACTCCGTCGGGGCGAAGAGGAGGTGTACAGCCTCTCGTATCAAGCGTCCTTCGCGGAGTCCGCCGTCGTGCCGGCCGCCTGCGCGGTTCGCGTTCCCCGGGAAGCGCCTCTCGAGAAGATCTGTGGCCTCGCGTGTGGCGTGAGCACCGGTCTCGGCGCCGCGATCGTGCGTGCCGAAGTGGAATCAGGCAGCTCGGTCGTCGTGATCGGCGCGGGCGGTGTCGGGCTCTCGGCGCTGATGGGGGCGCGCCTGCGCGGCGCATCGCGGTTGATCGCGGTCGACGTTCTTCCGTCGAAGCTCGTGAAGGCGCAGGAACTCGGTCTCGCGACAGACGTGATCGATGCGAGCGGGGAGGACGTTCCGGCGGCCGTTCGACGGATCACCGGCGGTCGAGGGGCCGACTACTCCTTCGATGCGGTCGGCGCGCCCGGCGCCCTTCGGCAGGCCATCGAGTCGATCCGGCCCGGGGGCAAGACCGTCGCGATCGGCCTCGTCGGCGCCGAGCACTTCGAGATTCCGACGCCGCAGATCATGCGACACAAATGGGTGACGGGGACGTTCGGCGGTTCGATCCATCCCCAGCGGCACATCCCCGAGTTCGTCGACCTCTACCTGCGCGGGCAGCTCGATCTCGACGCCCTCATGGACACGACCTACGCCCTCGACGAGATCGAATCGGCCTTCTCGGATCTCCACGCCGGACGCGTGACGCGCGGAGTCATCCGCTTCTAG
- a CDS encoding glutathione S-transferase family protein yields the protein MKHYFNPISRGATTAWMLAELDVEHEAIVVDLQASERERLEYRSVNPMGKVPALVDGDVVVTEAAAICAYLADRFPDRGLAPDPLSSERGAYYRYLFVPGNTLEPAFSLAALGIEHPAPQSAGWGDVARALATIESMTPESGWALGAPFTAADVVFGGTLDSLVMLAGLEASPRVRAYLERLRSRPAYQATHAAFASG from the coding sequence ATGAAGCACTATTTCAATCCGATCAGTCGCGGTGCGACCACTGCTTGGATGCTCGCCGAGCTCGACGTCGAGCACGAAGCCATCGTGGTCGATCTGCAAGCGAGCGAACGAGAAAGGCTCGAGTACCGCTCCGTCAACCCGATGGGAAAGGTTCCCGCGCTCGTCGACGGCGACGTCGTCGTCACCGAGGCGGCGGCGATCTGTGCCTACCTGGCCGACCGATTCCCCGACCGTGGCCTCGCACCCGATCCGCTCTCGAGTGAACGCGGTGCGTACTACCGATACCTCTTCGTTCCGGGAAACACGCTCGAGCCCGCGTTCTCGCTCGCTGCGCTCGGCATCGAGCACCCGGCGCCGCAAAGTGCCGGTTGGGGTGACGTGGCGCGGGCACTCGCCACGATCGAATCGATGACCCCCGAATCGGGATGGGCGCTTGGCGCTCCGTTCACCGCAGCCGACGTCGTGTTCGGAGGCACGCTCGACTCGCTCGTGATGCTGGCCGGGCTCGAAGCGTCTCCACGCGTTCGCGCCTATCTGGAGCGGCTCAGGAGTCGACCGGCCTACCAGGCGACGCATGCGGCTTTCGCTTCTGGCTGA
- a CDS encoding VOC family protein has translation MSAEPTATYTFTKLVVDDLDVMCDYYCSVFGLHPGTRERFDDGVGGEPIEEVALVAQPGDPFGAVSLLTFEQREPASTPRDEVILGFTTPDLAALADRVTKAGGKLLGPIKAMPSHGIRVAFARDPEGHLCELVEVTG, from the coding sequence ATGTCTGCAGAACCGACCGCGACCTACACGTTCACGAAGCTCGTCGTCGATGACCTCGACGTGATGTGTGACTACTACTGCTCGGTCTTCGGGCTCCACCCCGGGACCCGTGAGCGCTTCGACGACGGCGTCGGAGGCGAGCCCATCGAGGAGGTCGCGCTCGTCGCGCAACCTGGTGATCCCTTCGGTGCGGTCAGCCTCTTGACCTTCGAGCAACGCGAGCCCGCCTCGACTCCGCGCGACGAAGTCATCCTCGGGTTCACCACGCCCGACCTGGCTGCCCTGGCGGATCGGGTCACGAAGGCCGGCGGGAAGCTCCTCGGCCCGATCAAGGCGATGCCGTCGCACGGGATTCGCGTGGCATTCGCTCGTGACCCCGAAGGCCACCTCTGCGAGCTCGTCGAGGTCACGGGATGA
- a CDS encoding MarR family transcriptional regulator produces MSTPNEIEDQIVASIRRIIRAIDLQSRRLQDRHKLTGPQLATLREAERVGQPSISALARAVHLSQPTVSGIVTRLERRGLVARKRSEGDRRSVGIEVTQEGLDVLDEAPSLLQEDFRAELARLEDWERHWMLSALERIASMMDAEHLDAAPILETGPVAQPAEESPTPGGIEPRGD; encoded by the coding sequence GTGAGCACACCCAACGAAATCGAAGACCAGATCGTCGCGTCGATCCGGCGCATCATCCGCGCGATCGATCTGCAATCGCGGCGCCTACAGGACCGTCACAAGCTGACCGGCCCGCAGCTCGCGACCCTTCGCGAGGCCGAGCGCGTCGGACAGCCGTCGATCAGCGCGCTCGCCCGCGCCGTGCACCTGAGCCAGCCCACGGTGTCGGGGATCGTCACTCGCCTGGAACGTCGCGGCCTGGTCGCCCGGAAGCGATCGGAAGGCGATCGACGGAGCGTGGGCATCGAGGTCACGCAGGAGGGGCTCGACGTTCTGGACGAGGCGCCGTCGCTCCTGCAGGAAGATTTCCGCGCGGAGTTGGCGCGGCTCGAAGATTGGGAGCGGCACTGGATGCTGTCCGCGCTCGAACGCATCGCGTCGATGATGGATGCCGAGCACCTCGATGCCGCCCCGATCCTCGAGACGGGCCCCGTTGCACAGCCCGCCGAGGAGTCGCCCACGCCGGGCGGCATCGAACCCCGAGGGGATTGA
- a CDS encoding Rieske 2Fe-2S domain-containing protein, producing the protein MQAFMDDNAVTERVLSHVRAGTTDEGDEVWHEPVENYRSEARLRQEVELLRRIPVPFCPSAALRNPGDYVARQAAGVPILAVRGKDGQVRAFRNACRHRGAEVASGTGCANTFVCPFHGWTYGLDGELLRVQHEHGFPDLDKSTHGLIPVVAEEHSGIVFVTQNGNASGYRAGEGLPELLSDDDDLIDAHDNVAEVNWKVSLEGALEGYHIRFGHPETFYPYGYDNLNVIEHVGRNSRVTFPFRRIEKLADVPADERRLEGRVTQVYHLFPNALVTVLSHHTILVILEPVSPGRTRSLAYSLAHTAGDPAAIETARRDARFVTQTGAPEDRALAESIQRTMESGANEHFTFGHFESALIHFHRNLREALATP; encoded by the coding sequence ATGCAGGCATTCATGGACGACAACGCCGTGACCGAGCGGGTCCTCTCGCACGTGCGCGCCGGCACGACCGACGAGGGCGACGAGGTCTGGCACGAGCCGGTCGAGAACTACCGGAGCGAGGCCCGCCTTCGTCAGGAGGTCGAGCTGCTGCGCCGGATCCCCGTCCCCTTCTGCCCGTCCGCCGCGCTCCGGAATCCAGGCGACTACGTCGCCCGCCAGGCCGCCGGCGTGCCGATTCTCGCCGTTCGTGGAAAGGACGGGCAGGTCCGCGCCTTCCGCAACGCCTGCCGCCATCGCGGCGCGGAGGTGGCGAGTGGAACGGGCTGCGCGAACACTTTCGTCTGTCCCTTCCACGGCTGGACCTACGGACTCGACGGAGAGCTCCTGCGCGTCCAGCACGAGCACGGTTTTCCCGACCTCGACAAGAGCACGCACGGCCTGATTCCCGTCGTCGCCGAGGAGCATTCGGGGATCGTCTTCGTCACCCAGAACGGCAACGCGAGCGGGTACCGGGCCGGCGAAGGGTTGCCCGAGCTGCTCTCCGACGACGACGACCTGATCGACGCGCACGACAACGTGGCCGAAGTGAACTGGAAGGTGTCACTCGAAGGCGCCCTCGAGGGCTACCACATCCGTTTCGGCCATCCGGAGACGTTCTACCCCTACGGCTACGACAACCTGAACGTGATCGAGCACGTCGGGCGAAACAGCCGCGTGACCTTCCCCTTCCGGCGGATCGAGAAGCTGGCCGACGTGCCTGCCGACGAGCGGCGTCTCGAAGGCCGCGTGACCCAGGTCTACCACCTCTTCCCGAATGCGCTGGTCACCGTCCTCTCCCACCATACGATCCTGGTCATCCTCGAACCCGTCTCCCCCGGTCGAACGCGGAGCCTCGCCTACTCGCTGGCGCATACGGCCGGAGATCCGGCCGCCATCGAGACGGCCAGGCGCGACGCCCGCTTCGTGACCCAGACCGGCGCCCCGGAAGACCGCGCCCTCGCCGAGAGCATCCAGCGGACCATGGAGAGCGGCGCGAACGAGCACTTCACCTTCGGCCACTTCGAGAGCGCGCTCATCCACTTCCATCGCAATCTCCGCGAGGCCCTGGCGACGCCGTAG
- a CDS encoding TetR/AcrR family transcriptional regulator C-terminal domain-containing protein — translation MIDREPGETVTIARVAAEVGASPAALYRHFENLDDLLDSVVAAVLADVDAELDLDAPWEQQLEDWMHALRAQLLRVPAVLTLIGRTGRTSPAWLNASSVLLEILERAGLAGDSLAFTYLWLLETTTGLVLQEAALPVADQLANARASMDQLHDTAAARFRAVSPDLESIDGDRFFSFAVRRAISAVALRES, via the coding sequence TTGATCGACCGGGAACCCGGAGAGACCGTCACGATCGCTCGGGTCGCAGCCGAGGTCGGCGCATCCCCCGCTGCGCTCTATCGACACTTCGAGAATCTCGACGATCTGCTGGACTCCGTCGTCGCGGCCGTGCTCGCCGACGTCGACGCGGAACTCGATCTCGATGCGCCCTGGGAGCAGCAACTCGAGGATTGGATGCACGCGCTACGCGCTCAGCTCTTGCGAGTGCCCGCCGTGCTCACGCTCATCGGACGGACTGGCCGCACTTCGCCGGCGTGGCTGAACGCATCCTCGGTCCTGCTCGAGATCCTGGAGCGGGCCGGACTCGCCGGCGACTCGCTCGCGTTCACCTATCTATGGCTCCTGGAGACGACCACGGGCCTCGTTCTCCAGGAGGCCGCCCTTCCCGTCGCGGACCAGCTGGCGAACGCCCGCGCCTCGATGGATCAGCTCCATGACACGGCCGCGGCGCGGTTCAGGGCCGTCTCCCCCGACCTCGAATCGATCGACGGAGATCGGTTCTTCTCCTTCGCCGTCCGGCGGGCGATTTCTGCCGTGGCGCTACGCGAGAGCTAG